In one window of Streptomyces griseus subsp. griseus DNA:
- a CDS encoding MarR family winged helix-turn-helix transcriptional regulator, whose translation MARQPQQLLHLLTRAERLAARRAQSVLDAYGCSVDAWRVLELLSGDEGRTMTALAEDAALPAPTLTKIVDQLVDQNLVFRRVDPTDRRRVLAQLTPRGLRRRRQLSSAVRAEWGVSSPGLTEDEEDQLLPLLGRLSDGLAGGDGVTAHPSAREVGRAR comes from the coding sequence ATGGCGAGGCAGCCCCAGCAACTGCTCCACCTGCTGACCCGGGCCGAGCGCTTGGCGGCCCGGCGCGCGCAGTCCGTACTCGACGCGTACGGCTGCTCGGTCGACGCGTGGCGGGTCCTCGAACTGCTCTCCGGCGACGAGGGCCGGACGATGACGGCCCTCGCCGAGGACGCCGCCCTGCCCGCACCGACCCTCACCAAGATCGTCGACCAACTCGTGGATCAGAACCTGGTGTTCCGCCGCGTCGACCCCACCGACCGCCGCCGGGTCCTCGCCCAGCTCACCCCCCGGGGCCTGCGGCGGCGCCGGCAGCTCTCCAGCGCGGTGCGGGCTGAGTGGGGGGTGTCGTCGCCGGGGCTCACGGAGGACGAGGAGGATCAGCTGCTGCCCCTGCTCGGACGGCTGTCCGACGGCCTGGCGGGCGGCGATGGCGTCACAGCGCATCCCTCGGCGAGGGAAGTTGGGCGAGCACGGTGA
- the urtE gene encoding urea ABC transporter ATP-binding subunit UrtE codes for MLEINDVHAGYDRTTVLHGVTVEVPSDGVAAVLGHNGAGKSTLLRTAMGLIRPARGSVHLDGEDITRLAPHQRVARGMAYVPQGQQSFPHLTTAENLRLVADGSPRGGGRDAIAEALDLFPVLRELAHRRAGLLSGGQRQQLAIARALVTRPRLLLLDEPTEGIQPSVVAEIETTILSLAARGGLRVLLVEQHVGFAMRAADRYYVLEAGRVTSSGDGGAGAERTVREALSV; via the coding sequence GTGCTGGAGATCAACGACGTCCACGCCGGCTACGACCGCACGACCGTCCTGCACGGCGTGACCGTAGAGGTGCCGAGCGACGGCGTCGCCGCCGTCCTCGGGCACAACGGCGCCGGCAAGAGCACCCTCCTGCGCACCGCCATGGGCCTCATCAGGCCGGCTCGCGGGAGCGTGCACCTCGACGGCGAGGACATCACCCGTCTGGCCCCCCACCAGCGGGTCGCCCGCGGAATGGCGTACGTCCCCCAGGGCCAGCAGTCCTTCCCCCACCTGACCACCGCCGAGAACCTCCGGCTCGTCGCCGACGGCTCCCCGCGCGGCGGCGGCCGCGACGCCATCGCCGAGGCCCTCGACCTCTTCCCCGTACTCCGCGAACTCGCCCACCGCCGGGCCGGTCTCCTCTCCGGCGGCCAGCGCCAGCAACTCGCCATCGCCCGCGCCCTCGTCACCCGTCCCCGGCTCCTCCTCCTCGACGAACCGACCGAGGGCATCCAGCCCTCCGTCGTCGCCGAGATCGAGACCACGATCCTCTCCCTGGCCGCGCGCGGCGGTCTCCGCGTCCTCCTGGTCGAACAGCACGTCGGCTTCGCCATGCGGGCAGCGGACCGCTACTACGTCCTGGAGGCGGGCCGCGTCACATCGTCGGGGGATGGGGGAGCCGGTGCGGAGCGGACGGTCCGGGAGGCGCTGAGCGTGTGA
- a CDS encoding sugar transferase — MTMESAPVPGAGQATAVQAHTVHPPRRSDGGTRELGGGRSGARVAPAAQLLGADAAALAGTFALCTPAGWPWPVVAAQAVAQVALHAYRGLYRLGLSPSVLSEVPALLGLALLQWYVTMEVVDAWAPAHAFGWAVLAYAAVAQTVLCAAGRAVVHRLRHRAAVRNPLSTLVVGHGPVARQVTAALQDHPEYGLRPVGRVAASATTDEEPTARPDGVKLPVLVTPQEVGRAVVQNSVRHAVFTAPPGTTPDGAALFALLTGHGCRVWLVSGDAAVATPPAGARPDHLWGFAAHPLQDGTHRPVSHAAKRAMDALLAGIGLVLVAPLMAGCALAVRLSDGPGVIFRQERVGLHGRPFVLLKFRTLRPADAQESATRWNVASDGRMSRVGRLLRRTSLDELPQLWNVLRGDMSLVGPRPERPFFVAQFSRTHPGYQDRHRMPVGITGLAQVNGLRGDTSIEERARFDNRYIETWSLWQDACVLARTAGSFFRLGGS; from the coding sequence ATGACGATGGAGAGTGCGCCGGTCCCCGGCGCCGGCCAGGCAACAGCCGTACAGGCTCACACGGTTCATCCGCCGCGAAGAAGCGACGGTGGTACGCGGGAGCTCGGCGGTGGGCGCAGCGGCGCCCGGGTGGCGCCCGCCGCGCAGCTGCTGGGCGCCGACGCGGCGGCGCTGGCGGGCACGTTCGCCCTGTGCACCCCGGCCGGCTGGCCCTGGCCCGTGGTCGCCGCCCAGGCGGTGGCGCAGGTGGCGCTGCACGCGTACCGGGGGCTCTACCGGCTCGGCCTCTCCCCCTCGGTCCTCTCCGAAGTCCCCGCGCTCCTCGGCCTGGCCCTGCTCCAGTGGTACGTGACCATGGAGGTCGTCGATGCCTGGGCCCCGGCCCACGCATTCGGCTGGGCGGTGCTGGCGTACGCGGCGGTGGCGCAGACCGTGCTCTGCGCCGCCGGGCGGGCTGTGGTGCACCGGCTCCGGCACCGGGCGGCCGTCCGCAACCCGCTGTCGACGCTGGTCGTGGGCCACGGCCCGGTCGCCCGCCAGGTGACGGCCGCGCTCCAGGACCACCCGGAGTACGGGCTGCGCCCCGTGGGCCGGGTCGCCGCGTCCGCCACCACGGACGAGGAGCCCACGGCACGGCCGGACGGGGTGAAGCTGCCGGTCCTGGTCACCCCGCAGGAGGTGGGACGGGCCGTCGTGCAGAACAGCGTGCGGCACGCGGTGTTCACCGCCCCGCCCGGGACCACACCCGACGGCGCCGCCCTGTTCGCCCTGCTCACCGGGCACGGCTGCCGGGTCTGGCTGGTCAGCGGCGACGCAGCGGTCGCCACCCCTCCCGCCGGGGCCCGCCCGGACCATCTGTGGGGGTTCGCCGCCCACCCGCTCCAGGACGGCACACACCGGCCGGTGAGCCATGCGGCGAAGCGGGCGATGGACGCCCTGCTGGCGGGGATCGGCCTGGTGCTGGTGGCGCCGCTGATGGCCGGCTGCGCGCTGGCGGTGCGGCTCTCGGACGGCCCCGGTGTCATCTTCCGGCAGGAGCGGGTGGGCCTGCACGGGCGCCCGTTCGTCCTGCTGAAGTTCCGTACGCTGCGGCCCGCCGACGCCCAGGAGTCGGCGACCCGGTGGAACGTGGCCTCCGACGGGCGGATGAGCCGCGTCGGCCGGCTGCTGCGCCGCACCTCGCTGGACGAGCTGCCGCAGCTGTGGAACGTCCTGCGCGGCGATATGAGCCTGGTCGGCCCCCGGCCCGAACGCCCCTTCTTCGTCGCCCAGTTCAGCCGCACCCACCCCGGCTACCAGGACCGGCACCGGATGCCGGTGGGCATCACGGGGCTGGCGCAGGTGAACGGGTTGCGCGGTGACACCTCGATCGAGGAGCGGGCCCGGTTCGACAACCGGTACATCGAGACCTGGTCCCTGTGGCAGGACGCGTGCGTGCTGGCGCGGACCGCGGGCTCCTTCTTCCGGCTCGGGGGCAGCTGA
- the urtA gene encoding urea ABC transporter substrate-binding protein, translating to MSGLITRRGLLTGISALGAGAALSACGAKTGGDPSKAAGAKADTSGDTVKVGLLNSLSGTMAISEVTVHNALLLAVKEINAAGGVLGKKLQPVSQDGASDWPTFAEKAQALITDSKVVATFGCWTSASRKAVKPVFERNRSLLFYPVQYEGLEQSPYIFYSGATTNQQIVPALDYLKKQGLTKLYLVGSDYVFPRTANKIIKTYAKANGMEVVGEDYAPLGSTEFATIVNKVKSAGADAVFNTLNGDSNVAFFKEYKSAGLTAERLPVLSVSIAEEEVKSIGTQYLEGQLTAWNYYQTTPGAANGKFVAAYQAAYGKNKPTSDPMEAAYISVHLWKAMAEKAGSFDAEKVKAASDGIEFDAPEGKVTVDGATQHVHKTARIGKVTADGLIEEVWNSGGPIKPDPYLKGYDWAADL from the coding sequence ATGTCCGGGCTCATCACCAGGCGCGGTCTCCTGACCGGCATCTCCGCTCTCGGCGCCGGCGCCGCACTCAGCGCCTGCGGCGCGAAGACCGGCGGCGACCCCTCGAAGGCCGCCGGCGCCAAGGCCGACACCTCCGGCGACACCGTCAAGGTCGGCCTGCTGAACTCGCTCTCCGGCACGATGGCGATCAGCGAGGTCACCGTCCACAACGCGCTGCTCCTCGCGGTGAAGGAGATCAACGCCGCCGGCGGCGTCCTCGGCAAGAAGCTCCAGCCGGTCAGCCAGGACGGGGCCTCCGACTGGCCGACCTTCGCCGAGAAGGCGCAGGCGCTCATCACGGACTCGAAGGTCGTCGCGACCTTCGGCTGCTGGACCTCGGCCAGCCGCAAGGCGGTCAAGCCGGTCTTCGAGCGGAACAGGTCGCTGCTGTTCTACCCCGTGCAGTACGAGGGGCTGGAGCAGTCCCCGTACATCTTCTACTCGGGCGCCACCACCAACCAGCAGATCGTGCCCGCCCTCGACTACCTCAAGAAGCAGGGCCTCACCAAGCTCTACCTCGTCGGCAGCGACTACGTCTTCCCGCGCACCGCCAACAAGATCATCAAGACGTACGCGAAGGCCAACGGCATGGAGGTGGTCGGCGAGGACTACGCGCCGCTGGGCTCCACGGAGTTCGCGACCATCGTCAACAAGGTCAAGAGCGCGGGGGCCGACGCGGTCTTCAACACCCTGAACGGCGACAGCAATGTGGCCTTCTTCAAGGAGTACAAGTCCGCCGGGCTGACTGCGGAGAGACTGCCCGTGCTCTCCGTCTCCATCGCGGAGGAGGAGGTCAAGAGCATCGGAACGCAGTACCTGGAAGGGCAGTTGACGGCCTGGAACTACTACCAGACCACGCCCGGCGCGGCCAACGGGAAGTTCGTCGCGGCGTATCAGGCGGCGTACGGGAAGAACAAGCCCACCAGCGACCCGATGGAGGCGGCGTACATCTCCGTCCATCTCTGGAAGGCGATGGCCGAGAAGGCGGGGTCGTTCGACGCCGAGAAGGTGAAGGCGGCCTCCGACGGGATCGAGTTCGACGCGCCGGAGGGCAAGGTGACGGTCGACGGTGCGACGCAGCACGTCCACAAGACCGCCCGCATCGGCAAGGTCACCGCCGACGGGCTCATCGAGGAGGTCTGGAACTCGGGCGGCCCCATCAAGCCGGACCCGTACCTGAAGGGCTACGACTGGGCGGCGGACCTGTGA
- the urtD gene encoding urea ABC transporter ATP-binding protein UrtD, whose product MSGEGLTVRDLRVTFDGGVSAVDGVDLDISPGDLRFLIGPNGAGKTTLVDAVTGLVRATGSIRFGGEEIIGEPVHRIVRRGIGRTFQTATVFEQLTVEQNLDIAAGAGRSALTLLRRRKHVPDAVGRALETTGLTALRHRPAGALAHGQKQSLEIGMLLVQDVKLLLLDEPVAGMSHDERESTGALLRRISDDRTVVVIEHDMDFMRSFARSVSVLHAGKVLSEGTVAEVQADGKVQEVYLGRASEPEPSPTAPVPVSEEV is encoded by the coding sequence ATGAGCGGCGAGGGACTGACCGTCCGCGACCTGCGGGTGACGTTCGACGGGGGCGTCAGCGCTGTCGACGGCGTCGACCTGGACATCAGCCCGGGGGACCTGCGCTTCCTGATCGGGCCGAACGGCGCGGGCAAGACGACCCTGGTCGACGCGGTCACCGGCCTGGTCCGGGCCACCGGATCGATCCGCTTCGGCGGTGAGGAGATCATCGGCGAGCCCGTGCACCGCATCGTCCGCCGGGGCATCGGCCGCACCTTCCAGACGGCGACCGTCTTCGAGCAGCTGACCGTGGAGCAGAACCTCGACATCGCCGCGGGGGCCGGGCGCAGCGCGCTGACCCTGCTCCGGCGGCGGAAACACGTCCCCGATGCGGTGGGGAGGGCGCTGGAGACCACCGGCCTGACCGCGCTCCGCCACCGCCCCGCCGGGGCGCTGGCCCACGGCCAGAAGCAGAGCCTGGAGATCGGCATGCTCCTCGTCCAGGACGTGAAGCTCCTGCTCCTCGACGAGCCCGTCGCCGGGATGAGCCACGACGAGCGCGAGTCCACCGGCGCGCTGCTCCGGCGGATCAGCGACGACCGCACCGTCGTCGTCATCGAGCACGACATGGACTTCATGCGCTCCTTCGCCCGCAGCGTCAGCGTCCTGCACGCGGGCAAGGTGCTCAGCGAGGGGACGGTCGCCGAGGTCCAGGCCGATGGCAAGGTCCAGGAGGTCTACCTCGGCCGCGCCTCCGAACCCGAGCCGTCGCCGACCGCCCCCGTACCCGTCAGCGAAGAGGTGTGA
- a CDS encoding substrate-binding domain-containing protein, protein MSRPPTHLRSPEWVTVDASVLNVALVYPMQGPAGIFGPGCEACARLAVEEVNAAGGVLGRELRLLEVDGGAAPSRVAAEVEGLVAAGAVQGVTGWHISSVRQAVAPRVAHRVPYVYTALYEGGERTEGVFMTSETPAWQLLPAMRMLARTRDVRRWFVVGNDYVWPRNSARAARRYAREARGRVCGEAYLPLGTDDFAGVLRRIERADADAVLMLLVGSDAVRFNRAFAAAGLDVRCLRLSTLMDESMLLGSGPEATAGLYSTAGFFASLADGNSMDFHGRYAARFGPDAPVPGSLGESCYEGVMLLAALIERARTLDVSAIGAAAGQVRYEGPRGLLGLDGRHVRQRIYLAEADGVDFTVLAQLPSPRDAL, encoded by the coding sequence ATGTCACGGCCTCCGACGCACCTCCGCAGCCCCGAGTGGGTCACGGTGGACGCGTCCGTGCTGAACGTGGCGCTGGTGTATCCGATGCAGGGACCCGCCGGGATCTTCGGGCCGGGGTGCGAGGCGTGTGCGCGGCTGGCCGTGGAGGAGGTCAACGCGGCGGGCGGGGTGCTGGGGCGGGAGCTGCGGCTCCTGGAGGTGGACGGCGGGGCGGCGCCGTCGAGGGTCGCGGCGGAGGTCGAGGGGCTGGTGGCGGCCGGGGCGGTGCAGGGGGTCACCGGCTGGCACATCAGCTCGGTGCGGCAGGCGGTGGCGCCGAGGGTGGCGCACCGGGTGCCGTACGTCTACACCGCGCTGTACGAGGGCGGCGAGCGGACCGAGGGCGTCTTCATGACGAGCGAGACCCCGGCCTGGCAACTGCTCCCGGCGATGCGGATGCTCGCCCGGACGCGGGACGTACGCCGCTGGTTCGTCGTGGGAAACGACTACGTCTGGCCGCGGAACTCCGCCCGCGCGGCGCGCCGGTATGCGCGGGAGGCGCGGGGGCGGGTGTGCGGCGAGGCGTATCTGCCGCTGGGGACGGACGACTTCGCCGGTGTCCTGCGGCGTATCGAACGGGCGGACGCCGACGCCGTGCTGATGCTGCTCGTGGGCAGCGACGCGGTCCGGTTCAACCGGGCGTTCGCCGCGGCCGGGCTGGACGTCCGCTGTCTGCGGCTGAGCACGCTGATGGACGAGAGCATGCTCCTGGGCAGCGGCCCCGAGGCGACCGCCGGCCTCTACAGCACCGCCGGGTTCTTCGCCTCGCTCGCGGACGGGAACAGCATGGACTTCCACGGCCGTTACGCCGCCCGCTTCGGCCCGGACGCTCCGGTCCCCGGCAGCCTCGGCGAGTCCTGCTACGAGGGCGTGATGCTGCTCGCGGCGCTCATCGAACGTGCCCGCACCCTGGATGTGTCCGCCATCGGCGCGGCCGCCGGGCAGGTCCGGTACGAGGGGCCGCGCGGCCTGCTCGGCCTGGACGGGCGGCATGTGCGCCAGCGCATCTACCTGGCGGAGGCCGACGGTGTCGATTTCACCGTGCTCGCCCAACTTCCCTCGCCGAGGGATGCGCTGTGA
- a CDS encoding VOC family protein — MAGEISFFELGVDDPEKARTFYGALFGWNFEAGPSGEGGYAIGTPSGQGGVHGGDPGGGPYLFFRVDDMATAVAQVRELGGSVEGTDLGEDDESAARFGRFRLCRDDQGSPFGLHEPPRVG; from the coding sequence ATGGCCGGCGAGATCTCCTTCTTCGAGCTCGGGGTGGACGATCCCGAGAAGGCGCGGACGTTCTACGGTGCGCTCTTCGGCTGGAACTTCGAGGCGGGCCCCTCCGGCGAGGGCGGCTACGCGATCGGGACCCCCAGCGGACAGGGAGGCGTCCACGGCGGTGACCCCGGGGGCGGCCCGTACCTCTTCTTCCGGGTCGACGACATGGCCACGGCGGTGGCGCAGGTGCGCGAGCTGGGCGGCAGCGTGGAGGGCACCGACCTCGGCGAGGACGACGAGTCGGCCGCCCGGTTCGGCCGGTTCCGGCTCTGCCGCGACGACCAGGGCTCCCCCTTCGGCCTGCACGAGCCGCCTCGCGTCGGCTGA
- a CDS encoding polyprenyl synthetase family protein: MTLSPTRQAPAPQILDRCRDLVRPALVESVRRLHPWHAETAAFSLGWSGVDGEPLPGSEGKGVRQALAVLGAEAAGGSGLDGVTGAVAVELVHTFSLIHDDIMDGDETRRRRPAVWKAYGTGPAVLAGDALFALSVRTLADVPGPTGTAAVSRLSGTLGDLVHGQAQDLLFESRPWTGPEAVLPHEYRAMATHKTGSLLGCAAALGAVLAGAPAPTADALDRAGRHLGVAFQAVDDLLGIWGDPQITGKPVHSDLRRLKKTLPVLAALASEHPAARRLEKLLTGAGPLDEAGLRRAAELVDEAGGRRATVTEAREHLRAARACLDGVELHEEARGDLLTLIPFLVDRTG, from the coding sequence ATGACGCTGTCCCCGACCCGTCAGGCACCCGCGCCGCAGATACTCGACCGGTGCCGTGACCTCGTCCGGCCCGCGCTGGTGGAGTCCGTGCGCCGGCTCCACCCCTGGCACGCCGAAACGGCCGCCTTCTCGCTCGGCTGGAGCGGGGTCGACGGCGAGCCCCTGCCCGGTTCGGAGGGCAAGGGGGTCCGCCAGGCGCTCGCGGTGCTCGGCGCGGAGGCCGCCGGGGGCAGCGGCCTGGACGGGGTGACCGGCGCGGTCGCCGTCGAACTCGTGCACACCTTCTCCCTCATCCACGACGACATCATGGACGGCGACGAGACCCGGCGCCGCCGCCCGGCCGTTTGGAAGGCGTACGGCACCGGACCGGCGGTCCTGGCGGGGGACGCCCTGTTCGCCCTATCCGTCCGGACCCTGGCCGATGTCCCCGGACCCACCGGTACAGCGGCCGTTAGTCGGCTGTCGGGGACACTGGGCGACCTGGTGCACGGTCAGGCGCAAGACCTGCTCTTCGAGTCGAGGCCGTGGACGGGGCCCGAGGCGGTCCTGCCGCACGAGTACCGGGCGATGGCGACGCACAAGACGGGGTCGCTGCTCGGCTGCGCCGCCGCCCTCGGTGCCGTACTGGCCGGGGCTCCGGCGCCCACGGCCGACGCGCTGGACCGGGCGGGGCGGCATCTGGGCGTGGCGTTCCAGGCGGTGGACGACCTGCTGGGGATCTGGGGCGATCCGCAGATCACGGGGAAGCCGGTCCACAGCGATCTGCGGCGGCTCAAGAAGACCCTCCCGGTCCTCGCGGCCCTCGCCTCCGAGCATCCGGCGGCCCGGCGGCTGGAGAAGCTGCTCACCGGGGCCGGGCCTCTCGACGAGGCGGGGCTGCGCCGGGCGGCGGAGCTGGTCGACGAGGCCGGCGGGCGCCGGGCCACCGTCACCGAGGCGCGGGAGCACCTGCGGGCCGCCCGCGCCTGCCTGGACGGGGTGGAGCTGCACGAGGAGGCGCGCGGGGACCTGCTCACCCTGATCCCCTTCCTCGTCGACCGCACCGGGTGA
- a CDS encoding glycosyltransferase family 4 protein, whose product MLHMRRAEERQLTVLHLVQPVDGGVARVVTDLVRAQAGAGLRPVVACPPGSPLAVGAAAAGAQVEGWSATRDPGPRLAGEIAAARRIVRNCRPHVVHAHSAKAGLAGRIAVRGKVPTVFQPHAWSFEAVGGRTAELALGWERFGARWADHILCVSESERRTGQEAGIAARWSVIHNGIDLDRFRPGGQADRTAARTSLPSLDGVDPQAPLVVCVGRLTRQKGQDVLLDAWRRLRVPGARLVLVGDGPDRARLEGAAPADVLFTGASADVRPWIHAADVVVLPSRWEGMALAPLEAMACGRAVVMSDVSGARESVPPGDEDHLVVPPEDPAALAASLTALLTDPELREAVSHRARRHARAAFDVRRTAGAVAGLYQEIVSLSGPTMRKRTER is encoded by the coding sequence GTGCTGCACATGCGTCGTGCCGAAGAAAGACAATTGACGGTCCTTCATTTGGTTCAGCCCGTGGACGGCGGAGTGGCCCGGGTCGTCACCGATCTCGTCAGGGCCCAGGCCGGCGCCGGGCTGCGGCCCGTGGTGGCCTGTCCGCCCGGAAGCCCGCTGGCCGTCGGGGCCGCCGCCGCGGGGGCCCAGGTCGAGGGCTGGTCCGCCACCCGGGACCCGGGCCCCCGGCTGGCCGGTGAGATCGCCGCCGCACGGCGGATCGTCCGCAACTGCCGTCCGCACGTGGTGCACGCGCACAGCGCCAAAGCCGGTCTCGCGGGCCGGATCGCCGTACGGGGCAAGGTACCCACGGTCTTCCAGCCGCACGCCTGGTCCTTCGAGGCAGTGGGCGGCCGTACCGCCGAACTGGCCCTGGGCTGGGAGCGGTTCGGGGCACGCTGGGCCGATCACATCCTCTGCGTCAGCGAGTCCGAGCGGCGCACCGGCCAGGAGGCGGGGATCGCGGCCCGCTGGTCGGTGATCCACAACGGCATCGACCTCGACCGCTTCCGCCCCGGCGGACAGGCCGACCGGACCGCCGCCCGGACCTCGCTGCCCTCACTGGACGGGGTGGATCCGCAGGCCCCCCTCGTCGTCTGCGTCGGCCGCCTGACCCGCCAGAAGGGCCAGGACGTCCTCCTCGACGCCTGGCGGCGGCTGCGGGTGCCGGGCGCGCGCCTGGTCCTGGTCGGCGACGGGCCCGACCGCGCCCGCCTGGAGGGCGCGGCCCCGGCGGATGTCCTGTTCACCGGGGCGAGCGCCGACGTGCGGCCCTGGATCCACGCGGCCGACGTCGTCGTCCTGCCATCCCGCTGGGAAGGCATGGCGCTGGCCCCGCTGGAGGCCATGGCCTGCGGGCGGGCCGTGGTGATGAGCGATGTGAGCGGTGCGCGGGAGAGCGTGCCGCCGGGCGACGAGGACCACCTCGTCGTACCGCCCGAGGACCCCGCCGCGCTCGCCGCCTCGCTCACCGCACTGCTCACCGATCCCGAGCTGCGCGAGGCGGTGTCCCACCGCGCCCGGCGCCATGCCCGGGCGGCGTTCGACGTCCGACGGACCGCGGGGGCGGTTGCCGGTCTCTACCAGGAAATTGTCTCCCTGTCCGGCCCCACGATGAGGAAGCGCACCGAGCGATGA
- the urtB gene encoding urea ABC transporter permease subunit UrtB — MTVILNQSFTGVSIGAVLLLIALGLTLTFGQMGVINMAHGEFIMAGAYTTYVLQKPIDDAGISLLLALPVAFLVAGSMGALLEWLLIRRLYTRPLDTLLVTWGVSLMLQQLARDIFAAPNVQTTAPDLLTGSVSIAGVTLANSRLSILGFALLCVLGLAATLRTTPLGRRIRAVVQNRDLAEVSGIATGRVDRTTFFIGSGLAGMAGVALTLIGPIGPTTGTNYIVDAFLVVVVGGIGRLRGAVITAFALGLLQSVLEYSTTVSVAKVVVLVGIVAFLQWRPQGLYTVRTRSLV, encoded by the coding sequence GTGACGGTCATCCTCAACCAGTCCTTCACCGGCGTCAGCATCGGCGCCGTCCTCCTCCTCATCGCCCTCGGGCTGACCCTCACCTTCGGGCAGATGGGCGTCATCAACATGGCGCACGGCGAGTTCATCATGGCCGGCGCCTACACGACGTACGTCCTCCAGAAGCCGATCGACGACGCCGGTATCTCGCTCCTCCTCGCCCTGCCGGTCGCCTTTCTCGTCGCCGGGTCGATGGGCGCACTCCTGGAGTGGCTGCTCATCCGGCGGCTGTACACGCGGCCGCTGGACACGCTGCTGGTGACCTGGGGTGTCTCACTGATGCTCCAGCAGCTGGCGCGGGACATCTTCGCCGCGCCGAACGTGCAGACCACCGCGCCCGACCTGCTGACCGGGAGCGTGTCCATCGCGGGGGTGACGCTGGCGAACAGCCGGCTGTCCATCCTCGGGTTCGCGCTGCTGTGCGTGCTCGGTCTGGCGGCGACGCTGCGGACCACGCCGCTGGGCCGCCGGATCAGGGCGGTGGTGCAGAACCGGGACCTCGCGGAGGTGTCCGGGATCGCGACCGGGCGGGTGGACCGGACGACGTTCTTCATCGGCTCGGGGCTGGCGGGGATGGCGGGCGTCGCGCTGACGCTGATCGGCCCGATCGGTCCGACGACCGGGACCAACTACATCGTGGACGCCTTCCTGGTCGTGGTCGTCGGCGGCATCGGACGGCTCAGGGGGGCGGTCATCACCGCGTTCGCGCTCGGCCTGCTCCAGTCGGTCCTCGAATACTCCACGACCGTGAGCGTGGCGAAGGTGGTGGTCCTGGTGGGGATCGTCGCCTTCCTCCAGTGGCGGCCGCAGGGCCTGTACACCGTGCGCACCAGGAGCCTGGTATGA
- the urtC gene encoding urea ABC transporter permease subunit UrtC produces the protein MTTTSTPPTTAPAAGAPAGPPDRPFLTRFRTPAAFLLGAVLLVGVAPLVLSDFRLGLLAKYLCYGIVAVGVSLAWGRGGLLVLGQGVFFGLGGYAMAMHLKLADAAATGETLPDFMLLYGTEGGLPWWWQPFAHPAFALAMTVLLPMAVAALLGVLVFRRRVKGAYFAILSQALAAALAIWLVGQQATTGGTNGLTDFQGFLGYDLNDPVNQRMVYVIIAVALLLLMAGARQLFVSRYGELLIAVRDSEERVRFLGYNPADVKLVAYVVPAGMAGLAGALFVPAVGIISPALIGVVPSIGFVIGAAVGGRASLVGAVLGAIAVAWAQSTLSDAWPAGWTYLQGLLFVVAVGFLPGGLASLRTVLRRRRTADRVTTTKGVTT, from the coding sequence ATGACGACGACGAGCACACCTCCGACGACCGCCCCGGCCGCCGGAGCCCCGGCCGGACCGCCGGACCGACCGTTCCTCACCCGCTTCCGGACCCCCGCCGCGTTCCTGCTCGGCGCGGTGCTGCTGGTGGGCGTCGCCCCGCTGGTCCTGTCGGACTTCCGGCTCGGGCTGCTGGCCAAGTACCTCTGCTACGGGATCGTCGCGGTCGGCGTCAGCCTCGCCTGGGGCCGGGGCGGGCTGCTGGTGCTCGGGCAGGGCGTGTTCTTCGGCCTCGGCGGCTACGCCATGGCCATGCACCTCAAACTCGCCGACGCGGCGGCGACCGGCGAGACCCTGCCGGACTTCATGCTGCTGTACGGCACCGAGGGCGGGCTGCCCTGGTGGTGGCAGCCGTTCGCCCATCCGGCGTTCGCGCTGGCCATGACGGTGCTGCTGCCGATGGCCGTCGCCGCGCTGCTCGGCGTGCTCGTCTTCCGCCGCCGGGTGAAGGGCGCGTACTTCGCCATCCTCAGCCAGGCGCTGGCGGCCGCCCTGGCGATCTGGCTGGTCGGTCAGCAGGCCACCACGGGCGGCACCAACGGCCTCACCGACTTCCAGGGCTTCCTCGGCTACGACCTGAACGACCCGGTCAACCAGCGGATGGTGTACGTCATCATCGCGGTCGCCCTACTGCTCCTGATGGCCGGCGCCCGGCAGCTGTTCGTCAGCCGTTACGGCGAACTCCTGATCGCCGTACGGGACTCCGAGGAACGGGTGCGCTTCCTCGGCTACAACCCGGCCGATGTCAAGCTCGTGGCGTACGTCGTCCCGGCCGGCATGGCGGGTCTGGCGGGGGCGCTCTTCGTGCCGGCGGTGGGGATCATCTCCCCGGCGCTGATCGGGGTCGTGCCGTCCATCGGCTTCGTCATCGGCGCGGCCGTCGGCGGACGGGCGTCGCTGGTGGGCGCGGTCCTCGGGGCGATCGCGGTGGCCTGGGCGCAGAGCACGCTCTCCGACGCGTGGCCGGCCGGGTGGACGTACCTCCAGGGCCTGCTGTTCGTCGTCGCCGTCGGCTTCCTGCCCGGCGGGCTGGCCTCGCTGCGAACGGTGCTGCGCCGACGGCGGACCGCCGACCGCGTCACGACGACGAAGGGAGTGACCACATGA